GCCGAGCGAGACCAGGGTGTCCATGGTCGCCGCGCCGTGCCGGGCGTTGGTCCAGGCGGCCCGGTGGAACGGCAGGCCGCCGTACACGACGACCGGGCCGGTGAGCGCGAAGGCCAGCCACTGCCAGTTGTCGAACTGCAGGGCGGGGACCATCGAGAGCAGCACGACGGGGACGCTGAGCACGGCGCTGACCAGCAGCCGGTCGCGCAGGGGATCGGGCTCGGCGGGCCCGGGTGCGGGCGCGGCGGGCGGGGGCGGGAGTTCGGCGGTGTAGCCGGTCCGCTCCACGGTGGCGATCAGGTCGGCGACGCTGGTGCCGGGGCCGAAGTCCACCCGGGCCTTCTCGGTCGCGTAGTTGACGCTGGCCCGCACGCCGTCGATCCGGTTGAGCTTCTTCTCGATCCGGGCGGCGCAGGAGGCGCAGGTCATGCCGCCGATGGACAGCTCGACGCGGTCGCGGGCGGCGGGGTCGGTGGTGGTGCTCATCAGCTCGTCCGGTTCGCTCGGGTTCGCTCGGGTGTGCGGTGCGGGGCGGGGCGGCGCGGGGCCGCCCCGTGGCGGGTCAGGCGGCCCGGCCGACCAGTTCGTAGCCGGCCTCGTCCACCGCGGCGGCGATCTGCTCGTCACTGGGGGCGGGCTCGGCGGTGACGGTGACGGTGCCGGCCTGGGCGTCGGCGCTGACCGCGGTGACGCCGGGCAGCGCGGAGACCTCGCCGTCGATCGCCTTCTCGCAGTGGCCGCAGCTCATCCCGCTGACGGTGTAGGTGACGGTGCTGGACATGGGAACCTCCCGGAACGTGCTGGGGCGGGGCCGGATGCCGGGCCCGGGGCGTGCTGCGCCTCGGAGAACCACAGTACCCCCTGGGGTATTCCACCGAGGGCGGGGCGCATTCCGGCCCGCACGTCCGCGGCCCGTCCCCGAGGGTAGTCCGCGCCGGACCGGGAGCGGCGGCGGCGGGCGGCCCCACGCCGGGCCGCCGCCCGGCCGTCATCCGAACGGCCAGGCCCGGCGGGGTGCCGCGACCCGGGGCGCGGGGCCCCGGCCGGACGCCCGGGAGCCCTCCGTCCGGCGCCGCCGGCGTTTCGCCCGGACGGAGCAGAGCGGCCTGCTGTCCGATATGTTCGTTAGGTGCACTTTCGACGCGGGGGCGGCACGCCGTCCGGCAGCACCGGCGGAGTGCCGCCCAGCCGGCAGCGCAACGCCCTGCTGGCGGCCGACCTCCAGGACCTGTCGCTGCTGCGCCGGGCCGGGCCCGCGCTGCTCGCCATCGCGATCGTCTCCCTCGCCGACTACCTCTCCGGGCAGGACCGCTACCTGGCCCCGCTGATGGTCGTCGTCCCGTCGGTCGCCGCGCTCACCCTGCGTCCGCGCGAACTGCTCGCGGTCTGCTTCCTCGGCCTGATGGCGCTGCTCGTCCTCAGCGGCTACGACGAGGTCGACAACCTCAGCGACAGCCGCTTCCTGTACGGCGCGATGGTCAGCTACGTCGCGGTCACCGCGCTCAGCGCCGGGATCGCCGAGCTGCGGATGCGAAGAGCCGCGGCCTTCGCCGCCGTCAGCTCGGTCGCGGAGGCCGCCCAGCGGGCGCTGCTGCGCCAGCCCGAACCGGTGGTCGGGCCGCTGCGGCTGGCCGTGCGGTACGTGTCCGCCGCGGACGCCGCCCGGATCGGCGGCGACCTCTACTCCGTCCTGGACACCCCGTACGGCACCCGGGTGCTGGTCGGCGACGTCCGCGGCAAGGGGCTCGGGGCGGTGCAGACCGCGGCGGTGGTGCTCGGCGCGTTCCGGGAGGCCGCGTACGACGAGGAGCAGCTGCCCGCGGTGGCCGGGCGGATCGAGGCCAGCATGCGCCGGCACGTGCCCGACGGGGAGTTCACCACCGCGATGTTCGCCGCCTTCCGCGAGCCCGGCAGCGTCGACCTGCTGCACCTGGGCCACGTCCCGCCGCTGCGGGTGCGCGCCGACGGGCGGGCCGAGGTGCTCGAACCCGAGGACCCCTGGCTGCCGCTCGGCCTCGGGCACCTGGTCAGCGGCCGGCCCAGCCCGACCGCGGTGCCGTTCGGCCCGCGCGACGTGCTGGTGCTGTGCACCGACGGCGTGATCGAGGCGAAGGGCGCGCCCGGCGGCGAGTTCTACCCGCTGGCCGAACGCGCCGGGCCGCTGGTCCGCGACGGCTGGCGCTCGCT
This is a stretch of genomic DNA from Kitasatospora fiedleri. It encodes these proteins:
- a CDS encoding heavy-metal-associated domain-containing protein; the encoded protein is MSSTVTYTVSGMSCGHCEKAIDGEVSALPGVTAVSADAQAGTVTVTAEPAPSDEQIAAAVDEAGYELVGRAA
- a CDS encoding PP2C family protein-serine/threonine phosphatase → MHFRRGGGTPSGSTGGVPPSRQRNALLAADLQDLSLLRRAGPALLAIAIVSLADYLSGQDRYLAPLMVVVPSVAALTLRPRELLAVCFLGLMALLVLSGYDEVDNLSDSRFLYGAMVSYVAVTALSAGIAELRMRRAAAFAAVSSVAEAAQRALLRQPEPVVGPLRLAVRYVSAADAARIGGDLYSVLDTPYGTRVLVGDVRGKGLGAVQTAAVVLGAFREAAYDEEQLPAVAGRIEASMRRHVPDGEFTTAMFAAFREPGSVDLLHLGHVPPLRVRADGRAEVLEPEDPWLPLGLGHLVSGRPSPTAVPFGPRDVLVLCTDGVIEAKGAPGGEFYPLAERAGPLVRDGWRSLADLDAAVARLYADLLAHTGGELGDDALLLLVTRPAPDAAP